The Candidatus Methylomirabilota bacterium DNA segment ATCGTGGGCCGGCCCGAGATGGCCGACGACCCGCGCTACCACGACCGGCGCGATCGCGTGCAGATCGTCGACGAGATCGACGCGATGATCGAGACGTGGACCGAGAAGCGCGACAAGCACGACGTCATGGCCATCATGGCCGGCGCCGGCGTGCCGTGCGGGGCGGTGCTCGACTCCACCGAGATCCTGGCGGACCCGCACCTGCGCAAGCGCCGCTTCATCGTCGACCTCGAGCATCCGCGGCGCGGCCCGTACCCGATGCCCGGCAACCCGGTGCGCCTGTCCGACTCGCCCACCGAGGTGGCCCGCCCGCCGCTGCTGGGCGAGCACAACGTCGAGGTCTACGGCCGCCTGCTCGGCATCAAGCCGGACGAGGTCGCCCAGCTCAAACGAGACGGCACCATCTGATCACCCTCTCCGGCAACCCTCTCCCCTGA contains these protein-coding regions:
- a CDS encoding CoA transferase, giving the protein IVGRPEMADDPRYHDRRDRVQIVDEIDAMIETWTEKRDKHDVMAIMAGAGVPCGAVLDSTEILADPHLRKRRFIVDLEHPRRGPYPMPGNPVRLSDSPTEVARPPLLGEHNVEVYGRLLGIKPDEVAQLKRDGTI